CGTCGCGGGCACACCGTCGAGCGAGCGTTCCAGTACGGCGGGCTCGGTCAGGGTGGCGCCCGGGTGCGGTGTCCCGCCGCTCGCGATTCTGGCGACCTGCTCGCTGTCGAGCCCCTGCCCGTCGAACTCCGCCGCGTTCAGGAGCCACGCGCCGTCGCCGTCGTCGAGCAGGGACTCGAACGCCGGTTGGCCCTGCCACCACAGGGAGGCGAACGACTCGCCGTCGACGGGCACGACCGCGTCCACGAACACGACGCGGGCCAGCCGGTCACCGATGCGCTCGGCCGCCTGTCCGACGGGGATGCCCGCGTAGCTGTGCCCGACGAGGACGACGTCGCGCAGGTCGAGGCGTTCGACCTCGTCGACGATGTCGCGTACGTGGGTCTGCTGTCCGGCAGGGACGTCCTGCTTGTCGGCGAGGCCGGAGAGGGTCAGGGGGTGGGCGCCGTGTCCGGCGGCCCGCAGGTTCCGTGCCACGTCCTCCCACACCCAGGAGCCGAGCCACGCGCCTGCCACCAGTATGTATTCCGCCATGGCGG
The sequence above is a segment of the Streptomyces sp. Je 1-369 genome. Coding sequences within it:
- a CDS encoding alpha/beta fold hydrolase, with amino-acid sequence MAEYILVAGAWLGSWVWEDVARNLRAAGHGAHPLTLSGLADKQDVPAGQQTHVRDIVDEVERLDLRDVVLVGHSYAGIPVGQAAERIGDRLARVVFVDAVVPVDGESFASLWWQGQPAFESLLDDGDGAWLLNAAEFDGQGLDSEQVARIASGGTPHPGATLTEPAVLERSLDGVPATYVKCLLDGEEPGDDVADLLKSEHWRLVEMDTGHWPMFSQPRELARILHASVTGRP